The genome window TACAGTTGAGCAAGCAAATTAAACCATTTATTTtggtgttttgttttttttattttgtacattaACAAAGcattgattaatttttatttcattcgaCTTTCATTTGCATTGTATATTATTAGCAATACTCACTAAGGTTTTAACTTAGTTATTGTACAATTCTGAGccttttttaaaaaagaagCTATGGCATTATGCATAAGTTTGTAATTATGATAATGCTTGCAGagcatttcaaatatatgcTAATAAatggatttgtttttttgtataatagtttgatacatatatgtagaGCACTGCATGGcgtattttcaattgaactAGTTTAgttaatacaattatttcgATTTGATATGTTTTTTACTGCAGCAAAGCCAAAAAGCGTAGGGCGGACACTCACAGCGTGCCCGATGTGTTTgagcatttgtttttaattaatatgatCTTAATTTATGGACATGCAGAAGAGATCAATCTTGGTGCGTTTAAGCGGCGCTTTGTCTTCAAAAGAAGTCAAGGACAAGTCAAGCTCAAGCCTTacaaatttatagtttttcttttttggtttgtgGTTAAGAGTAAGTCAACAAttgatttttgtataatttgttCGTTGTCTAGAAATAAAAGCGTTTTTCAAATATGTTTTACCTATAATTGAGCAGACATTTACCGAGTATTTAGACGAagatatcaacaacaacatcagttATGATATGGAGTACTAACTACgattatgtataaatatatagtatatagtttTGGTAAGCGTAAGTTTTCAGTCAAATCATATTTATGGCAAAATCAAGAAGTCAACATTTAAGGCGATAGATCCAATTTGGGAGcgtattaaatacaaaataaaactaaatttgaaACTTAATCAAGAAATGCGAAACACAATAAATTAGAGcgtctaataataataataatacaattacaatgacaaattacaattaactTAATGCTACTTACGGCGACAGGgtacaaaaagaaacaacaagaacaacaagagaaTTATTTCTTATGGCTACTGCGGCGATTGTGCAGCTTGAGTGGGATTACGTTGCAACACATTATTAAGCCGTAACTTCAGAGGTGAGAAGTCAATTTTCTTAAAGCGCGGCAACGAGGCAAATTTCTTTAGACTGTTGACTGTTGGCGGCGCCACAActtgcacttgctgctgcatCTCATTTGGAGTATTTGCCACTGACTGCGATTGTGTCATTGCCttgagttgctgctgttgtttggtTGGTGAATTGCCAAACTTGGCCAAGGTCGCATACTTTTGCAGCATACGTGTGGCACGCTCTGCCGCCTGATAGCAGTGCTCATACTCATCCTCCAGCTGCAGTAGATTACTCTTGCTTCTGGACTTGCATTTGGAACttgagttgctgctgttattacTGCTGGAGGAGCTGGCTTCGACCTGAGCTTGGCCGTCGTCAAACTTAAAATCAATGTTCTGCAACATTGCGAGTTGCAGCAGCTCCTCATCACCAGCGCTTACAGTCGATGCCacatcgttgttgttattattgttattattattattgttgttgtggttgctagTTCGCTTAGCCGCATGAGTGACGGCATAGACACCCTCGGATATCTTGTGGGCGGCAGTCTTTTTGTTTAACGTTTTAGTCTTGTTGgctgacgatgacgatgatgatggcgatgacagtgctgatgatgatgatgttgtgcTCTGGGCTGCCTTCTGTCGTTGGTCAATGATCTGTTGTGGCGATGATATGTATAGATTCTCTTTGCGGTCGCGTCGCAGCCGAGCGCTGGCCAAGTGACGCACTGCATCGACGCCACTGCTGGGACTGCGTCGCTTCGACTTGAGCGTGTCGCAGCTATTCGGATAATACGAGGGTATCTTATCGTCCACACTGATGATCGATTTGCGCGGTGTCTGATAATAATCCTCTTCAGGTTCACGCTGCTCGCCGGCTGTTGATGGCGTTTGTTGCTTGGGCGGCAGAGCTGGCAACAGTGGTGATTCGGTGGGTGTGCTCGTGCTCAGTCCATAGCCCAGGCCCAGAGGCTGTGCTTCCAGCTCTTGGGCGGCCTTGATGGCCAACAGATTCTCATACAAATGCTCGGCCAAAATGCCATTTGTATTGACGGTGGAGTGGATGTGCATCGATTCGTAAATTTCGCTTTCATTGTGAATCGCCTCGGTGAGAACTGGTGCAACAGCATTGGCCACTTTGGCGGTCTGCTCGTCggtgttgcagctgctggtgGATGAACAATACGAGCCCGTTGAGTAGCCGGATGAAGTGGATGCAGTGCTGGTGCTGGGCTTCTTCTCCAATTGTTGCTCATTTTTGCTATTGGGCTTTTGAATAATCGGTGCCATTACACAATAACCATTGAGATCATCTACCAGTACTTTCTTCTTGCTCTGCAGCAGCTGTGCATGTGTGAGCGAGACGGCGCCATTGGCACCAATGAGATTAATGGTGGATGAGTTGCACGCCGAAAAGTTAAAATTATGCGGCAATTGCTCCGACACATTCAGACTCTCCAGCGAGTCGGCGCGGCTTAATTGTCGTGTAATCTGCGCCAGTAGCGCATGACGAGAAACGGGCTCAATAGCAGAATCTTCGAGACTGATGTTCAGCTCCTCGCTAGACAAAGCTTCGCCGAATGTGTCCAGAAAGTTGAGCTTAGAGAGATCGGGACTCGAAAAGCTATTGCGTTGTGCACTCTTCAGATGCTGATTGGCAGCATTGCGCTTAAACGGTGGCGTTGCCTCTGGCGTCGGTGCATTCTCGTAAAGCGCCAGCTCCTGTTCCGGCTGTTGCAGCTCCAGCATTTGTCCAGTATCACTAGCGCTGCCCGAACGTCGCTTCTGGCCAAAAATGTTGTCCAGCATGATCTtatatttcttcttcttggccAGCTCGGACTCAGGATTGGTGCTGGAGCGCGGTATCTCACCCGGTTGACACTCGAACGTGTTAATGCGCTTGCGATGTGCAGGCAACGGTGGTAACGCCGGCGGCAACTCCAATATAGCTCTGGCAGCGCCAGCATTTGTCAGATTCATCTCCTCGTAGATGCCAGATGCAATAGAAGCACGCGACACGCGGCTGCCATCGAAGATCTCCTCGTAGATTTGCGAGACGCGTGCGGAAAAGTTAAAGCTATTGGCGTCCAGATCAAAGCAAAGGGAATCCGGCAGACTGGGCAGTGGGCCCAATAACTTTTGACTGCTGCAATTACAAGTTGATAACCATTCATTGTAAGAGGGTATTTGATATGACTTGCCTGTTGTCACGACTCAATCGTCGCTGCTCCAGAAATACTTGACGATACAACTCCAGATTTTTTATGGACTTCTTCATCCACTTCATGTGCCGACGGCAAGCAGTCTCTGTTTCcagtgcaaaatatatgaaGCAATCGCGACGATTCTGTGTCCAAAATAGTCCATACGAATGCTGTTTGGTGCGCGACGTTGCCAAACTGATATTGACGCCAGGCACATTAACCGAAACACTAAGCATTTTATGatgtgtttgttgctgctgctgctgtggctcaTCTTGGAAACTGAGACGCAGGAAGCAGGGCACGCACTTAATGGCCTCGATCTTCACCTGACAGCGTGTCCACGTCTTGTAGCGCAGGGCAATGGCGCGCTTGTCATTTGTATCCAATTTGACGTCCATGCTCATGGAAATCTCATTGTGATCCATTTTCGGTGGTTCGTTGTGAAGTGTTTGGATGATTGGATGTTGGGTGCGTGATTGAGATGGATAATGAAAATGCTAACTAATTGTGAAGGAACACTAcgtttttttgtcttttttttgttacatgtttcttttcgtttttttcttctacTCCTAAATAACGGAGAGGGTGGAGCTCAGCGTGACCGCAAATTgaatctcaaaatataccatttgtaGTAGAGAAAATAAGCTGAAGCATCCCCAAAGGATAACGAAAATGGCGGCAGGTTTGAattgattgttttttaatttctttacaGTTCAGTTTCGACAGTCTAAATGAATTGCCATATcggtttatttaaatatatgtattgcagataaattaaaaaaataattaatttaactaaatttacAGCAATTGAACCAAATAACGGAATTCATATATGCATTACAGTTTGAAGCATACTGACCTGGtcatattttgattgtatAGTTTGTTGCCACAACATACTAagataattatataaattcaatttcgcATCGAAATTTCTTTGAACTTAAACTATAAAACTTAGCAATGTTTCAAATTACACAATATAAACATtacaaaatcaattttgttttctatgaGAACAGGGTGTTCCAGAGCAGacatcaaatattttacacttCTTCGCTCAGTATTATGACTTAGAAAATGCGCTTCAAATCGATGGTTTCTTGTGGAATTCTCGCTCTGGTCACACAATCAGCAGTTTCGTGAATTATCTGTGGAACGTTGACGTTTTTGTCGTTTTTTCCGAATCAATCATAACGCTCGTGTTAGAATTCCAGTTCGCTTCGCATCGAcgaaagaaatttataaataaattaaaggtctcttgtttgttttcaattacCAAGTCAAAGCCCTAACgtaaattttattatcaaattttttttgaaatttgcataatttacgCAACGAAAGCAGCTGCGTTGTCAAAGCAGCAGCGAAGGAGGCGGTGAAGTGGTGACTGTCAGAAGAAGGTGTAAGAAGGCGGGGTGACCGTCCAAcaaaacagaagcagcagcagcgcaaaGCGAAATCAAAGTCTCTGCGCATAGAAATAAAGtatcaaattgaaaatctaTTAAAAAGTGTGTGTAATTGTTTGTAGTtgataaaactaaaaagtGTTGAAATTCTATAAATAGTACAAAATGGCGCGGTTGAAACATTTCTAATTTAcatatatcaatttatttataaaaagagTGAAAGATAATTAGtgatttcacattttttgggtaagtacaaaaaacatttttcttttgtttttgttatgtttttttcttatcgACGCCAGTCTACGTCACATGCGTGGGTGTGATTCATACATAAATAGTATAATATTTTCGCACATTGCATTTGGACTGACGATCCACACAcacttgtttcttttttgttcattGATTTTCCCTCACTTGACGCACGTGCCGCATTCTAACTGGTTACAATCGTTTGTCCAATTAGACCAACTGGTATTTTAATATCACCCCAAAAATACTTCTTGATCTTTctctttgttgctgtttgctgcatCAGCTGTTACAAGTGAAAATTTTCCACTTGTTTTGATGTGATTTGAGCTGTGTTTGATAGTGGAAAATTTCCAACCCTCTGCATTTTGGCCAGGTAAACAAACTGTATTCTTTCGGTGCTAACCGTGTTTGCCGGCAGTTTCGTTGCTCACTACACCCACTACACAAGCAAACATTATCCacataatagcaacaacaactcaaagTGCACACAGCTTTCAGCTTTTGGTAGCGCAGCTTTTGCAGGCAACGTTAAAAACTTGCAGCGAAAAAGCTTTTGCGAAACTTGCATTGAGAGTTTATTGACTTTGAAATTGCAGATTGCATTGGCAGAATGATTTAgctataaatatgcatttaattaattctatATGGTAATACACACGAAAATGTTGCAccctttgtttttgttgcgaGAAACTGAGAAGATGACatcatttaagaaatataaataataatgtgcaATTATAGGCTGATATTCATACTTATATAAACAGCACTTCacttatataaattaaaagtattaattgcataatatttttgatttgctttctTATTTTCCTAATAAATATCGCTTGCTTAGTGACGCCGAGTTTAGTACGTTGCTGAGCTTTGACATGACAATATAtccacatacatatgtacttatagtatataatatgaACAGCTTTTCTTTATCaatgtttattgatttaatgTTTACGCTTTACGCTTCTCATTTTTTTACTTGCAGTGAATTCGTTTTGGACACAGTTGCTTTGCGCATTCCCAATAAATCAGAACGTGCATTAATTGCgataaattgttataaattcGAAAAAAGTGTGTTGAATATTCAAATCGAAAATGGCGCGTTTCagtaatttgttgtttaatttagAGACTAAACAGTTTAACTGTTAACAAAACCGATCCGAAAAACAATTAacgtaaaaatatatatatcaattttgCCTTAACTACAAAATATCGAGAACttgctgtgtgcgtgtgttttgtgtgtttaaaCGGGAACAAGGAAGTGCAATAAGAACAACGAAAGTGCGAAAGGGATAGAAAACAGTAGAAAGTATTCACTATCCACATACATTCCACACATTCCACATAGAACACTTAAGCTACTCGCATTCGGTTCTGTGAGAAAATCGCTCTATCTCGCTCCCTTCGATCCGATTGCATTTGCCGAAAGTTAATAAAGGGTCTCAACTGCCTAATGGCAAGTTCGCTAAACAAGACGAGACACAGGCGCAGATTGGCTGCGATCTCGTTTCTATCGAATATCTCATTAGATGGCACACACCGGGACACAAAATTTGGCGCAACATTTGGCAGCAGCATCTGCAcgcaacaccagcagcagcattacaacaacaataacaaaggcAACGCAACGGCAGCGTTGGGACTTGGCGCCGGCGGTTATCACCAGCACTATCAACGCAATCATCAGCAACGCAGCAGCCctcaacaacaccaacaacatcagcagcagcagcagcagcagcaacatcatcaacaacagcaacaacaacatcagcaaaatggcaaatgtggcggcggcggcgctGCAGCGCTGCTTTTGTGCAGCGCAGACATCCATATGGGAGGAGATGTTGGCGGCGCCGGGCTCTGCTGCGGTTCTGCTGACGAGTGCGGAGCCACAGCGTTGGACGGTGCCAGCGATGGTGATGGTTTTagtgaaattgaaaatctGGGTCAATACCTGATGAATGTGAGCGAATTGTCCACCCACAATGCATCCAGCATTGTGCCGGTTGAGAGACGCAACATTAAGCGACCCACATCCTGTGgtcgccagcagcagcagcagcaacagaggcATCAGGCACCGGGCAATGGCAATAATAAGCAGACGCCGCAGCGAGGCGGCAGCGGCGGTTCAGGCGCTGAAAGCGGCAGCGATTCGGACAGCGTCAAGATACCGCTCAAGGTATCTAATTTGGGCAGCGGTGGCGGCGTTGGGGGTGGCATAAAGCTACTGCCCCTAAGGGAACGGTGAGTGATTCAGAATTGCAttgctttaattaaagtttatatagCTTAATATTCATCATTAAATCGTTGTTCAAACTGTAGAAATTATAATTGCCCAacctataaaatataaatatctttcTAAATGAGTTTATATAGGtaaatatttatcattatttattttaaataatgattttgCTTAATTCTTACATCAGTAAAATCGTTGTTTGAGCTATAGAAATTATAATTGACCAAcctataaaacataaatatctTTCTAAATCATTGGAgttataaaacataaaatataactatatttttaaaacaatgaATGATGATTTCTCAGAATTCGTACTTGAGCTATaggcaatttaatttcatagcTTTTAAGgtataaataatttgctaaCGAACAATACACATTGTCTTTAGCTTGACCAGATCCAAATCCCAATATAGGGGCAgtctatatataatttatgttataaaagaaaattaaaaaataatttctaacAGTTCTCCATTAAGACTATCAGATTAATAATCTAATATGAAATCCA of Drosophila nasuta strain 15112-1781.00 chromosome 3, ASM2355853v1, whole genome shotgun sequence contains these proteins:
- the LOC132790862 gene encoding putative uncharacterized protein DDB_G0282129 isoform X1, giving the protein MDHNEISMSMDVKLDTNDKRAIALRYKTWTRCQVKIEAIKCVPCFLRLSFQDEPQQQQQQTHHKMLSVSVNVPGVNISLATSRTKQHSYGLFWTQNRRDCFIYFALETETACRRHMKWMKKSIKNLELYRQVFLEQRRLSRDNSSQKLLGPLPSLPDSLCFDLDANSFNFSARVSQIYEEIFDGSRVSRASIASGIYEEMNLTNAGAARAILELPPALPPLPAHRKRINTFECQPGEIPRSSTNPESELAKKKKYKIMLDNIFGQKRRSGSASDTGQMLELQQPEQELALYENAPTPEATPPFKRNAANQHLKSAQRNSFSSPDLSKLNFLDTFGEALSSEELNISLEDSAIEPVSRHALLAQITRQLSRADSLESLNVSEQLPHNFNFSACNSSTINLIGANGAVSLTHAQLLQSKKKVLVDDLNGYCVMAPIIQKPNSKNEQQLEKKPSTSTASTSSGYSTGSYCSSTSSCNTDEQTAKVANAVAPVLTEAIHNESEIYESMHIHSTVNTNGILAEHLYENLLAIKAAQELEAQPLGLGYGLSTSTPTESPLLPALPPKQQTPSTAGEQREPEEDYYQTPRKSIISVDDKIPSYYPNSCDTLKSKRRSPSSGVDAVRHLASARLRRDRKENLYISSPQQIIDQRQKAAQSTTSSSSALSSPSSSSSSANKTKTLNKKTAAHKISEGVYAVTHAAKRTSNHNNNNNNNNNNNNDVASTVSAGDEELLQLAMLQNIDFKFDDGQAQVEASSSSSNNSSNSSSKCKSRSKSNLLQLEDEYEHCYQAAERATRMLQKYATLAKFGNSPTKQQQQLKAMTQSQSVANTPNEMQQQVQVVAPPTVNSLKKFASLPRFKKIDFSPLKLRLNNVLQRNPTQAAQSPQ
- the LOC132790862 gene encoding putative uncharacterized protein DDB_G0282129 isoform X2; this translates as MDHNEISMSMDVKLDTNDKRAIALRYKTWTRCQVKIEAIKCVPCFLRLSFQDEPQQQQQQTHHKMLSVSVNVPGVNISLATSRTKQHSYGLFWTQNRRDCFIYFALETETACRRHMKWMKKSIKNLELYRQVFLEQRRLSRDNSQKLLGPLPSLPDSLCFDLDANSFNFSARVSQIYEEIFDGSRVSRASIASGIYEEMNLTNAGAARAILELPPALPPLPAHRKRINTFECQPGEIPRSSTNPESELAKKKKYKIMLDNIFGQKRRSGSASDTGQMLELQQPEQELALYENAPTPEATPPFKRNAANQHLKSAQRNSFSSPDLSKLNFLDTFGEALSSEELNISLEDSAIEPVSRHALLAQITRQLSRADSLESLNVSEQLPHNFNFSACNSSTINLIGANGAVSLTHAQLLQSKKKVLVDDLNGYCVMAPIIQKPNSKNEQQLEKKPSTSTASTSSGYSTGSYCSSTSSCNTDEQTAKVANAVAPVLTEAIHNESEIYESMHIHSTVNTNGILAEHLYENLLAIKAAQELEAQPLGLGYGLSTSTPTESPLLPALPPKQQTPSTAGEQREPEEDYYQTPRKSIISVDDKIPSYYPNSCDTLKSKRRSPSSGVDAVRHLASARLRRDRKENLYISSPQQIIDQRQKAAQSTTSSSSALSSPSSSSSSANKTKTLNKKTAAHKISEGVYAVTHAAKRTSNHNNNNNNNNNNNNDVASTVSAGDEELLQLAMLQNIDFKFDDGQAQVEASSSSSNNSSNSSSKCKSRSKSNLLQLEDEYEHCYQAAERATRMLQKYATLAKFGNSPTKQQQQLKAMTQSQSVANTPNEMQQQVQVVAPPTVNSLKKFASLPRFKKIDFSPLKLRLNNVLQRNPTQAAQSPQ